A section of the Pimelobacter simplex genome encodes:
- a CDS encoding Ig-like domain-containing protein → MIRRWRRTASATALALLLGTLVVLAFEHDGKPFTEVDLNDGGVWVTNQKDGLVARLNPQIEELDLGVDSGSAEFDIFQRGTSLYVDDASAERAVKPVDVARASVLDPTALPTGAVVAHGGDTFAVVDTVSGKAWVRSGEALRGFSAKTTKPDLTGALTAAVGTDGRAYVLGRDGEVTPVSTDETGFAVTEDKIDLGGDVGREAADVTLTVVGETPVLYNRSTLELSRPDADPVVVEAADPTTVALQQPSDAADDVYVATHDGLYTVPLEGGGLDKVSRGEVAGRPAAPVVMSGTRCVYAAWADPASTSNYLRDCADDADDDTAPVPDLQPGAELEFRVNRDVVVLNDTRTGDSWLVQEPGKAKIDNWPAVDPHNQNRSKLKETTEEVPDQENRPPEPQNDYLGARPGRTTVLPVVALNDHDPDGDIISIVKTTPATSGPDFEVRIVGGGTQLQVTVPADATGTSVFRYYVTDGKVIDQVPAEVHLQVREEGQQTKPRLMDDRDPQLNVVRGATVDFYLLADYVDADGDDLTLRDATARGGDVEFRPDGTLTFTDDGTGADSAEIQYTIDDGFDTVGGKLKVQVLDKAAPPELVPDLASGVAGTQVVVQPLTNDRNPEGTDLTLKGVKVVGDDSGTSITKDLDNGTFTFEAAKARSYYLEYSAYNSSATGSSIVRLDIESPPKDNRPPIAVRDKAVITPGGTAQVDLLLNDLDPDGDVLVVTRVGRPSNDGVKVSIVDKRLAVVSATTDLAGQPATVEYSVSDGRSSTTGQLVISQANQANRHPVANKDQVTVRAGSVTTIPVLDNDSDPDGGKPRLFQSDLLNEQELEVWVAGDALRLRAPDEPGSYSVIYGVRDTEGLKATAQVSIYVIADSAENNHPPMPQPITDRVIAGRSKVISVDLVGADPDGDSVAFSSILTAPSLGRVLETGVDWIRYEAFADKAGTDFFQVSVQDKYGKKGVAEVRVGVVPVEAENQPPVALDDNVLVQPNRTISYNVLTNDVDPDDDPLRITEINSPVKPQPEHHNGFVELEVGDAPDTGSAATNIGYTIEDAAGAQDHAVLKVSASRDAPFYAPIARDDVADLSDIIGRDPGEWVDVPVLDNDLDFDGPKADLRVTKCIPGAKGECEVGEGESQVRVRLTAEDQVVLYRLDDADDESSDTFGVIYVTGTDNVPPQLTTDKDRIPVKAVAGEKVVFDLDDLVVTRAGREPRIVPDRSLSAVNGQVDSVEGAPTSLSFLPARGHAGPASVSVWVSDGRTTGEDAGLVSLLTIPIDVKPAGNVAPEMRGAAVDVGVDGEAAEVDLAGLTRDANEDDLDTMTYTVKSAASGLTATIASGESVLSIEAGGGVSDGDTLRVEVTADDGHGGTAEATVTAHIVDSDRPLLQIPPITVAADKDEVRSVDLADYAVNPYPGEPIKVSKARIESGKGLDDLETAGSSVSFRPVGFGTSTIKVTVSDASGDESRSVPGRVNVVVVDAPAAPARPTLSSVEASSAVLSWREPESNGAPITEYEVRGSHGFQQVCTATTCTLADLTPGETYTFTVRARNKVGWGDPSPASEGITPNKAPDLMTPPTIVVEPRPTGSRMDRQLTVRWTPPANEGSAITGYEIKEAGSGRSWTAPGGATSYTVPGLDNGTPYAFEIRAINDVEPRRQFSGASQAVAPFGVPVRSGAPPQLTASEDSPYTNEPWVRIDWSRWSESQSNGNPVSEYVISCSGCSRSSYTVGATATSKTFGAGDGIRKGQQVTLTIAATNDAGTSDRSPSVTGRPWTKAGPVRNLREVGSSTADRTATIGWDPPADDGGLQIRHYVVQTGSGTSVTVPSAPGGGGREITFPDNGTHEVRVWAVTFNGDRAVEGQADSLGGILTWGKPFPPDDTSRTSTSYYGVDLRLQAGAPNGKPVTGVQFSTDNGATWTDKRSGEYWSGAVDQGGATARILVRTRSSATGDREFSDPVAITGTSKEKYLAIGISCNILGRCAISVDGDGFIRAPRDAVVSLNGLSVYNDSCGSFTQSVNGTFDYTAGGNGCRVTGDAKPSVTVDGVSRTAP, encoded by the coding sequence GTGATCCGCCGGTGGCGCCGCACGGCGTCCGCGACCGCGCTCGCGCTGCTGCTCGGCACGCTCGTCGTCCTCGCGTTCGAGCACGACGGCAAGCCGTTCACCGAGGTCGACCTCAACGACGGCGGCGTCTGGGTGACCAACCAGAAGGACGGCCTGGTCGCCCGCCTCAACCCACAGATCGAGGAGCTCGACCTCGGCGTCGACTCCGGCAGCGCCGAGTTCGACATCTTCCAGCGCGGCACCAGCCTCTACGTCGACGACGCGTCCGCCGAGCGCGCGGTCAAGCCGGTCGACGTCGCCCGGGCCAGCGTGCTCGACCCGACCGCGCTGCCGACCGGCGCCGTGGTCGCCCACGGAGGGGACACCTTCGCGGTCGTCGACACCGTCAGCGGCAAGGCCTGGGTCCGCTCCGGCGAGGCGCTGCGCGGCTTCTCCGCCAAGACCACCAAGCCCGACCTGACCGGTGCGCTCACCGCGGCGGTCGGTACCGACGGCCGCGCCTACGTGCTCGGCCGCGACGGCGAGGTCACCCCGGTCAGCACCGACGAGACCGGCTTCGCGGTCACCGAGGACAAGATCGACCTCGGCGGCGACGTCGGCCGCGAGGCCGCCGACGTCACCCTCACCGTGGTCGGCGAGACCCCGGTGCTCTACAACCGCAGCACCCTCGAGCTGAGCCGCCCCGACGCCGACCCGGTCGTGGTCGAGGCCGCCGACCCGACCACCGTCGCGCTCCAGCAGCCCTCGGACGCGGCCGACGACGTCTACGTCGCGACCCACGACGGGCTCTACACCGTCCCGCTCGAGGGCGGCGGGCTCGACAAGGTCAGCCGCGGCGAGGTGGCCGGGCGGCCGGCGGCGCCGGTCGTGATGTCCGGTACCCGCTGCGTCTACGCCGCCTGGGCCGACCCGGCCTCGACCAGCAACTACCTGCGCGACTGCGCCGACGACGCCGACGACGACACCGCGCCGGTCCCCGACCTGCAGCCCGGCGCCGAGCTGGAGTTCCGGGTCAACCGCGACGTCGTCGTCCTCAACGACACCCGGACCGGCGACAGCTGGCTGGTCCAGGAGCCGGGCAAGGCCAAGATCGACAACTGGCCGGCCGTCGACCCCCACAACCAGAACCGGTCCAAGCTCAAGGAGACCACCGAGGAGGTCCCGGACCAGGAGAACCGCCCGCCCGAGCCCCAGAACGACTACCTCGGCGCCCGGCCCGGCCGGACCACGGTGCTCCCGGTGGTCGCGCTCAACGACCACGACCCCGACGGCGACATCATCAGCATCGTCAAGACCACGCCGGCCACCAGCGGGCCCGACTTCGAGGTGCGGATCGTCGGTGGCGGCACGCAGCTCCAGGTCACGGTGCCCGCCGACGCCACGGGCACCTCGGTCTTCCGCTACTACGTCACCGACGGCAAGGTCATCGACCAGGTCCCGGCCGAGGTGCACCTGCAGGTCCGCGAGGAGGGCCAGCAGACCAAGCCGCGGCTGATGGACGACCGCGACCCCCAGCTCAACGTCGTGCGCGGGGCGACCGTCGACTTCTACCTCCTGGCCGACTACGTCGACGCCGACGGCGACGACCTCACGCTGCGTGACGCGACCGCGCGCGGTGGCGACGTGGAGTTCCGGCCCGACGGCACGCTCACCTTCACCGACGACGGCACCGGCGCCGACAGCGCCGAGATCCAGTACACGATCGACGACGGCTTCGACACCGTCGGCGGCAAGCTCAAGGTCCAGGTGCTCGACAAGGCCGCGCCACCCGAGCTGGTGCCCGACCTCGCCTCCGGCGTCGCCGGCACCCAGGTCGTCGTCCAGCCGCTGACCAACGACCGCAACCCCGAGGGCACCGACCTGACCCTCAAGGGGGTCAAGGTGGTCGGCGACGACTCGGGCACGAGCATCACCAAGGACCTCGACAACGGCACCTTCACCTTCGAGGCCGCCAAGGCGCGCAGCTACTACCTGGAGTACTCCGCCTACAACTCCTCCGCGACCGGGTCCTCCATCGTCCGCCTCGACATCGAGTCCCCGCCCAAGGACAACCGGCCGCCCATCGCGGTGCGCGACAAGGCGGTCATCACCCCCGGCGGCACGGCCCAGGTCGACCTGCTGCTCAACGACCTCGACCCCGACGGCGACGTCCTCGTGGTCACCCGGGTCGGGCGGCCCTCCAACGACGGCGTCAAGGTCTCGATCGTCGACAAGCGCCTCGCCGTGGTGAGCGCGACGACCGACCTCGCCGGCCAGCCCGCGACGGTCGAGTACTCCGTCTCCGACGGCCGCAGCTCGACCACCGGCCAGCTCGTGATCTCCCAGGCCAACCAGGCCAACCGGCACCCGGTCGCCAACAAGGACCAGGTCACCGTGCGCGCCGGGTCGGTGACCACGATCCCGGTGCTCGACAACGACTCCGACCCCGACGGCGGCAAGCCGCGCCTGTTCCAGTCCGACCTCCTCAACGAGCAGGAGCTCGAGGTCTGGGTGGCCGGCGACGCGCTGCGCCTGCGCGCGCCGGACGAGCCGGGCAGCTACTCGGTGATCTACGGCGTGCGCGACACCGAGGGGCTCAAGGCGACCGCCCAGGTGAGCATCTACGTCATCGCGGACTCGGCCGAGAACAACCACCCGCCGATGCCCCAGCCGATCACCGACCGGGTCATCGCCGGGCGGTCCAAGGTGATCTCGGTCGACCTCGTCGGCGCCGACCCCGACGGCGACTCGGTCGCGTTCAGCAGCATCCTCACCGCGCCCTCGCTCGGCCGGGTGCTCGAGACCGGCGTCGACTGGATCCGCTACGAGGCCTTCGCCGACAAGGCCGGCACCGACTTCTTCCAGGTCTCGGTCCAGGACAAGTACGGCAAGAAGGGCGTCGCCGAGGTACGCGTCGGCGTGGTCCCCGTGGAGGCCGAGAACCAGCCGCCGGTGGCGCTCGACGACAACGTGCTCGTCCAGCCCAACCGGACCATCTCCTACAACGTGCTGACCAACGACGTCGACCCCGACGACGACCCGCTGCGGATCACCGAGATCAACAGCCCGGTCAAGCCCCAGCCCGAGCACCACAACGGCTTCGTCGAGCTCGAGGTGGGCGATGCGCCCGACACCGGGTCCGCCGCGACCAACATCGGCTACACGATCGAGGATGCCGCGGGCGCCCAGGACCACGCCGTGCTCAAGGTCTCGGCGAGCCGGGACGCGCCGTTCTACGCGCCGATCGCGCGCGACGACGTGGCCGACCTGAGCGACATCATCGGCCGCGACCCGGGCGAGTGGGTCGACGTACCGGTGCTCGACAACGACCTCGACTTCGACGGCCCCAAGGCCGACCTGCGGGTCACCAAGTGCATCCCCGGCGCCAAGGGGGAGTGCGAGGTCGGCGAGGGCGAGTCGCAGGTGCGGGTCCGGCTCACCGCCGAGGACCAGGTCGTGCTCTACCGCCTCGACGACGCCGACGACGAGTCGTCGGACACCTTCGGCGTCATCTACGTCACCGGCACCGACAACGTCCCGCCGCAGCTGACCACCGACAAGGACCGGATCCCGGTCAAGGCGGTCGCCGGCGAGAAGGTCGTCTTCGACCTCGACGACCTCGTCGTGACCCGGGCCGGGCGCGAGCCGCGGATCGTCCCCGACCGGTCGCTGTCCGCGGTCAACGGCCAGGTCGACAGCGTCGAGGGCGCCCCGACCTCGCTGTCGTTCCTGCCTGCGCGCGGCCACGCCGGGCCCGCGTCGGTGTCGGTGTGGGTCAGCGACGGCCGGACCACCGGCGAGGACGCCGGTCTCGTCTCGCTGCTGACCATCCCGATCGACGTCAAGCCCGCGGGCAACGTCGCGCCCGAGATGCGCGGCGCCGCGGTCGACGTCGGGGTCGACGGCGAGGCGGCCGAGGTCGACCTGGCCGGGCTGACCCGGGACGCCAACGAGGACGACCTCGACACGATGACCTACACCGTGAAGTCGGCGGCCTCGGGGCTCACCGCGACCATCGCGTCGGGCGAGAGCGTCCTCTCGATCGAGGCCGGCGGCGGCGTCAGCGACGGCGACACGCTGCGGGTCGAGGTCACCGCGGACGACGGCCACGGCGGCACGGCCGAGGCGACCGTCACCGCCCACATCGTCGACAGCGACCGCCCGCTGCTGCAGATCCCGCCGATCACCGTGGCCGCGGACAAGGACGAGGTGCGCTCGGTCGACCTCGCCGACTACGCCGTCAACCCCTACCCGGGCGAGCCGATCAAGGTCAGCAAGGCCCGGATCGAGAGCGGCAAGGGCCTCGACGACCTCGAGACCGCCGGCTCCAGCGTCTCGTTCCGCCCGGTCGGCTTCGGCACCTCCACGATCAAGGTCACCGTCAGCGACGCCTCGGGCGACGAGTCGCGCTCGGTGCCGGGCCGGGTCAACGTGGTGGTCGTCGACGCACCCGCGGCGCCGGCCCGCCCGACCCTGTCGTCGGTCGAGGCCTCCTCGGCCGTGCTGTCGTGGCGCGAGCCGGAGTCCAACGGGGCGCCGATCACCGAGTACGAGGTCCGTGGCTCCCACGGCTTCCAGCAGGTCTGCACGGCCACCACCTGCACCCTCGCCGACCTCACCCCCGGCGAGACCTACACGTTCACGGTCCGCGCCCGGAACAAGGTCGGCTGGGGCGACCCGAGCCCCGCCTCCGAGGGGATCACGCCCAACAAGGCGCCCGACCTGATGACGCCGCCCACGATCGTGGTCGAGCCCCGCCCGACCGGCAGCCGGATGGACCGCCAGCTCACGGTGCGCTGGACCCCGCCCGCCAACGAGGGCTCGGCGATCACCGGCTACGAGATCAAGGAGGCCGGCAGCGGCCGCTCCTGGACTGCCCCGGGCGGCGCGACGTCGTACACGGTGCCGGGGCTCGACAACGGCACGCCCTACGCCTTCGAGATCCGCGCGATCAACGACGTCGAGCCGCGCCGGCAGTTCTCGGGTGCCTCCCAGGCGGTCGCGCCGTTCGGCGTACCGGTCCGCTCGGGCGCGCCGCCCCAGCTCACCGCGAGCGAGGACAGCCCCTACACCAACGAGCCGTGGGTGCGCATCGACTGGTCGCGGTGGTCGGAGTCGCAGAGCAACGGCAACCCCGTCTCCGAGTACGTCATCAGCTGCAGCGGCTGCAGCCGGTCGAGCTACACGGTCGGCGCCACGGCGACGTCCAAGACCTTCGGCGCCGGCGACGGCATCCGCAAGGGCCAGCAGGTCACCCTGACCATCGCCGCGACCAACGACGCCGGCACCAGCGACCGCAGCCCCAGCGTGACCGGGCGGCCGTGGACCAAGGCCGGCCCGGTGCGCAACCTGCGCGAGGTCGGCAGCTCCACGGCCGACCGTACGGCGACCATCGGCTGGGACCCGCCGGCCGACGACGGCGGCCTGCAGATCCGCCACTACGTCGTGCAGACCGGGTCGGGCACCTCCGTCACCGTGCCGTCGGCGCCGGGCGGCGGCGGGCGCGAGATCACCTTCCCCGACAACGGCACCCATGAAGTCCGGGTGTGGGCGGTGACCTTCAACGGCGACCGTGCCGTCGAGGGCCAGGCCGACTCGCTCGGCGGGATCCTCACCTGGGGCAAGCCGTTCCCGCCCGACGACACCTCGCGCACGAGCACCAGCTACTACGGCGTGGACCTGCGGCTCCAGGCCGGCGCGCCCAACGGCAAGCCGGTGACCGGCGTCCAGTTCAGCACCGACAACGGGGCGACCTGGACCGACAAGCGCTCGGGGGAGTACTGGTCGGGCGCGGTCGACCAGGGCGGTGCCACCGCGCGGATCCTGGTCCGGACCCGCTCGTCGGCGACCGGCGACCGCGAGTTCAGCGACCCGGTGGCGATCACGGGCACCTCCAAGGAGAAGTACCTCGCGATCGGCATCTCCTGCAACATCCTCGGCCGGTGCGCGATCAGCGTCGACGGCGACGGCTTCATCCGCGCGCCCCGCGACGCCGTCGTCTCGCTCAACGGGCTCAGCGTCTACAACGACTCGTGCGGCTCGTTCACCCAGTCGGTCAACGGCACGTTCGACTACACCGCCGGCGGCAACGGCTGCCGCGTCACCGGCGACGCCAAGCCCTCGGTCACCGTCGACGGCGTCTCCCGCACCGCCCCCTGA
- a CDS encoding AAA family ATPase, whose translation MSLTTEQTEWFAQTFAQLVANVEQAIVGKTEVVRLAFVALLAEGHLLLEDYPGTGKTSLARAIAQTIHGDHHRIQFTPDLLPSDVTGVTIFDQRSQEFEFHQGPIFSNIVLADEINRASPKTQSALLEVMEENQVTVDGITHPVGQPFMVIATQNPIEQAGTYRLPEAQLDRFLIKTSLGYPDHESTVQILTNAPKGKAATVLRPIISGDNVLHLIGLAQQVHVETAVYEYVSGLTEATRESSEVVLGTSVRAGLALVRAARALALSYGRTYVVPDDVKTLAVPVLAHRMVLDPEEDFRGTTCEDVVRRVLERVPVPLEPAAR comes from the coding sequence ATGTCGCTCACGACCGAACAGACCGAGTGGTTCGCGCAGACCTTCGCCCAGCTCGTCGCCAACGTCGAGCAGGCCATCGTCGGCAAGACCGAGGTCGTCCGGCTCGCGTTCGTCGCGCTGCTCGCCGAGGGCCACCTGCTGCTCGAGGACTACCCGGGCACCGGCAAGACCTCGCTGGCCCGGGCGATCGCCCAGACGATCCACGGCGACCACCACCGGATCCAGTTCACGCCCGACCTGCTGCCCAGCGACGTCACCGGCGTGACGATCTTCGACCAGCGCAGCCAGGAGTTCGAGTTCCACCAGGGGCCGATCTTCTCCAACATCGTGCTGGCCGACGAGATCAACCGGGCCTCGCCCAAGACCCAGTCGGCGCTGCTCGAGGTGATGGAGGAGAACCAGGTCACCGTCGACGGCATCACCCACCCGGTCGGCCAGCCGTTCATGGTGATCGCGACCCAGAACCCCATCGAGCAGGCGGGCACCTACCGGCTGCCCGAGGCCCAGCTCGACCGGTTCCTGATCAAGACCTCGCTGGGCTACCCCGACCACGAGAGCACCGTCCAGATCCTCACCAACGCCCCCAAGGGCAAGGCCGCGACGGTGCTGCGCCCGATCATCAGCGGCGACAACGTGCTCCACCTGATCGGCCTGGCCCAGCAGGTGCACGTCGAGACGGCCGTCTACGAGTACGTCTCCGGGCTCACCGAGGCGACCCGCGAGTCCTCCGAGGTCGTGCTCGGCACGAGCGTGCGCGCCGGGCTCGCCCTGGTCCGCGCGGCGCGGGCGCTGGCGCTCTCCTACGGCCGCACGTACGTCGTCCCCGACGACGTCAAGACCCTCGCCGTTCCGGTCCTCGCGCACCGGATGGTGCTCGACCCCGAGGAGGACTTCCGCGGCACCACGTGCGAGGACGTCGTGCGCCGGGTCCTCGAGCGCGTGCCCGTCCCGCTGGAGCCCGCTGCTCGATGA
- a CDS encoding DUF58 domain-containing protein, with product MSPRSWVAGVRRTLTAASRRRAALGGALRDRVAERTGRVRTALAPVTDTVTPAGWLVGLLAVVLVVAGPLLHWRELVVGGVFLGLVLLIAIGFVVGRSPLAARLDLARDRVIVGERANGYLTVTNPSQRRARPLIVEFPVGAGRAAFELPALAPGALHEELFAVPTAHRAVLDVGPVTAVRADPLGLLRRVRHLSEMDRLYVHPKTLRVDGSAAGLVRDLEGRTVPKVSDNDVSFHALRGYVAGDDRRHIHWRSSAKTGTLMVRQFEETRRSHLLTVVSSRLEDYGSDDEFELAISVAGSLGTQALADGQQLSAAASHGSLPSNGAQRFLDGLSGLAYDWQARRIVDVARHLGNDELAASVIVLCLGSGVSITDLRRARQHLPVDTRVIAVRCLTGTEPSVRWLGDLAVATVGRLDELAVAVRRVAA from the coding sequence ATGAGTCCCCGCTCCTGGGTGGCCGGCGTCCGCCGTACGCTCACCGCTGCCTCCCGGCGCCGCGCGGCGCTGGGCGGTGCGCTGCGCGACCGGGTCGCCGAGCGCACCGGGCGGGTGCGGACGGCGCTCGCGCCGGTCACCGACACGGTCACCCCGGCCGGGTGGCTGGTCGGGCTGCTCGCCGTGGTCCTGGTGGTCGCGGGCCCGCTGCTGCACTGGCGCGAGCTGGTCGTCGGCGGGGTCTTCCTGGGGCTGGTGCTGCTCATCGCGATCGGCTTCGTCGTGGGCCGCTCACCGCTGGCCGCGCGGCTCGACCTCGCCCGGGACCGGGTGATCGTGGGGGAGCGGGCCAACGGCTACCTCACCGTGACCAACCCCAGCCAGCGCCGGGCGCGGCCGCTGATCGTGGAGTTCCCCGTGGGCGCGGGCCGGGCGGCCTTCGAGCTGCCCGCCCTGGCACCGGGGGCGCTGCACGAGGAGCTGTTCGCCGTCCCGACCGCGCACCGGGCCGTCCTCGACGTCGGACCGGTCACCGCGGTCCGCGCCGACCCGCTCGGGCTGCTGCGCCGGGTGCGCCACCTGAGCGAGATGGACCGGCTCTACGTGCACCCCAAGACGCTGCGCGTCGACGGCTCCGCGGCCGGGCTGGTGCGCGACCTCGAGGGCCGCACGGTGCCCAAGGTCTCCGACAACGACGTCTCGTTCCACGCGCTGCGCGGCTACGTCGCCGGCGACGACCGGCGCCACATCCACTGGCGCTCGAGCGCCAAGACCGGCACCCTCATGGTCCGCCAGTTCGAGGAGACCCGCCGCTCGCACCTGCTCACCGTGGTGAGCTCGCGGCTCGAGGACTACGGCAGCGACGACGAGTTCGAGCTCGCCATCTCGGTGGCCGGCTCGCTCGGCACCCAGGCGCTCGCCGACGGCCAGCAGCTCAGCGCCGCGGCCTCGCACGGATCGCTGCCCTCCAACGGGGCGCAGCGCTTCCTCGACGGTCTGTCGGGCCTCGCCTACGACTGGCAGGCCCGCCGGATCGTCGACGTCGCGCGCCACCTCGGCAACGACGAGCTCGCCGCGAGCGTGATCGTGCTCTGCCTGGGCTCGGGCGTGAGCATCACCGACCTGCGCCGCGCCCGCCAGCACCTGCCCGTCGACACCCGGGTGATCGCGGTGCGCTGCCTGACCGGCACCGAGCCGTCGGTGCGCTGGCTCGGCGATCTCGCCGTGGCCACGGTCGGGCGGCTCGACGAGCTCGCGGTCGCCGTACGACGGGTCGCGGCATGA
- a CDS encoding transglutaminase-like domain-containing protein — MSAPAVSGSQPVVVVPQRGRRAGAALPWWLVAVDAVLVLGLGVLCAWPLGAAYAGDRWLLAVVVGLLLGVLVGWLGARWRWGPWTTTLAAAVGYFAVGSAVVVPLRARGGFVPTADSLRDLTVGLVHGWREALTLPVPLGESGVVLIVPLVTGLVGALVATVLLWRSSRPGLAGVVLGGVLVLSSAFGDITAGAALTRGLAVAAVGLVWLQWRGQRHVRGRWGRRVLATLLVVGVAGGAATGLGALGDPEAHRVVLRDHVDPPFDPRDYPSPLAKFRAYKKEPIRTETSLFTVDGLDSGTLVRLAVMDTYDGVVWNVSGGPGSPHDSGTFRRLRNDPDANAEATVRGRITVGAYTGVWVPSVGETLAMTPIRDGRTDDASAAELVINPETGTVAQIGGVAPGTTFEVEAIAPPSLVNEEIAVLQADAGVSLPPPAIVPEELVDRVQRWKSQDGFGGGTDGELAQYLRDAFREHGFYSDGIDDDVPAGHGASRLAMLTKTANPVGNAEQYAAAMGVIGQRLGLPIRVVIGFKVPPGGGDVRGENVTAWTEVKLEGAGWVPFEPTPPEDQKLRQPNDEPDEEPQPQVLQPPRVPGDPKEASDNLQQGDGQRKDLDILEVLGAIIGVVLDVAKVLLLLSPLWGVLLYKLLRRRRRRRAGDPTVRLTGAWHELADRMRDLGVRSAPGATRRESAYAAADRYDVVPVVTLAHTADRHVYGEGEPSLDEAQAYWADVDTALKRLRKATPWWRRVLARVSLASVPWRPASARARAALGRPFRRAGGTLRRWAGRLRPRRR, encoded by the coding sequence ATGAGCGCGCCCGCGGTCAGCGGCAGCCAGCCGGTCGTCGTCGTCCCCCAGCGGGGACGGCGGGCCGGAGCGGCGCTGCCGTGGTGGCTCGTCGCGGTCGACGCCGTGCTGGTGCTCGGGCTCGGCGTGCTCTGCGCCTGGCCCCTGGGTGCCGCCTACGCCGGTGACCGCTGGCTGCTCGCGGTCGTGGTCGGGCTGCTGCTCGGCGTGCTCGTCGGGTGGCTCGGCGCGCGCTGGCGATGGGGGCCGTGGACGACGACGCTCGCCGCGGCGGTGGGCTACTTCGCGGTCGGCTCGGCGGTCGTCGTACCGCTGCGGGCGCGGGGTGGCTTCGTCCCGACGGCGGACTCGCTGCGCGACCTCACCGTCGGCCTGGTGCACGGCTGGCGCGAGGCGCTCACCCTGCCGGTGCCGCTCGGCGAGAGCGGCGTGGTGCTGATCGTCCCGCTGGTGACCGGCCTGGTCGGCGCGCTGGTGGCCACCGTGCTGCTGTGGCGCTCGAGCCGGCCGGGGCTGGCCGGCGTCGTCCTCGGTGGGGTGCTCGTGCTGTCCTCGGCGTTCGGCGACATCACCGCCGGCGCCGCCCTGACCCGCGGCCTCGCCGTCGCCGCCGTCGGCCTGGTCTGGCTGCAGTGGCGCGGGCAGCGTCACGTCCGCGGCCGCTGGGGCCGCCGGGTCCTCGCGACCCTGCTCGTCGTCGGCGTGGCCGGCGGTGCCGCCACCGGGCTGGGCGCCCTCGGCGACCCCGAGGCCCACCGCGTCGTCCTGCGCGACCACGTCGACCCGCCGTTCGACCCCCGCGACTACCCGAGCCCCCTGGCCAAGTTCCGCGCCTACAAGAAGGAGCCGATCCGCACCGAGACGTCGCTGTTCACCGTCGACGGCCTCGACAGCGGCACGCTCGTGCGCCTCGCGGTGATGGACACCTACGACGGCGTCGTCTGGAACGTCTCCGGCGGACCCGGCTCACCCCACGACTCGGGCACCTTCCGGCGGCTGCGCAACGACCCCGACGCCAACGCCGAGGCCACCGTGCGCGGCCGGATCACCGTCGGCGCCTACACCGGCGTCTGGGTGCCGAGCGTCGGCGAGACCCTGGCGATGACGCCGATCCGCGACGGCCGCACCGACGACGCCTCGGCCGCCGAGCTCGTGATCAACCCCGAGACCGGCACGGTGGCCCAGATCGGGGGCGTCGCGCCCGGCACCACCTTCGAGGTCGAGGCGATCGCGCCGCCGTCCCTGGTCAACGAGGAGATCGCGGTGCTCCAGGCCGACGCGGGCGTCTCGCTCCCGCCGCCGGCGATCGTCCCCGAGGAGCTCGTCGACCGGGTCCAGCGCTGGAAGAGCCAGGACGGCTTCGGCGGCGGCACGGACGGCGAGCTCGCCCAATACCTGCGCGACGCCTTCCGCGAGCACGGCTTCTACTCCGACGGCATCGACGACGACGTCCCGGCCGGCCACGGCGCGAGCCGCCTCGCCATGCTCACCAAGACCGCGAACCCGGTCGGCAACGCCGAGCAGTACGCCGCCGCGATGGGCGTCATCGGCCAGCGCCTCGGCCTGCCCATCCGGGTGGTCATCGGCTTCAAGGTGCCGCCGGGCGGCGGCGACGTCCGCGGCGAGAACGTGACCGCCTGGACCGAGGTCAAGCTCGAGGGCGCCGGCTGGGTGCCCTTCGAGCCCACCCCGCCCGAGGACCAGAAGCTGCGCCAGCCCAACGACGAGCCCGACGAGGAGCCGCAGCCCCAGGTGCTCCAGCCGCCCCGGGTCCCCGGTGACCCCAAGGAGGCCAGCGACAACCTCCAGCAGGGCGACGGCCAGCGCAAGGACCTCGACATCCTCGAGGTGCTCGGCGCGATCATCGGCGTCGTCCTCGACGTCGCCAAGGTGCTGCTGCTCCTCTCGCCGCTGTGGGGGGTGCTGCTCTACAAGCTGCTGCGCCGGCGCCGGCGCCGCCGGGCCGGTGACCCCACGGTGCGCCTGACCGGCGCCTGGCACGAGCTGGCCGACCGGATGCGCGACCTCGGCGTCCGCTCCGCGCCGGGGGCCACCCGCCGCGAGAGCGCCTACGCCGCCGCGGACCGCTACGACGTCGTACCGGTGGTGACGCTGGCGCACACCGCCGACCGCCACGTGTACGGCGAGGGCGAGCCCAGCCTCGACGAGGCCCAGGCCTACTGGGCCGACGTCGACACCGCGCTCAAGCGGCTGCGCAAGGCGACCCCCTGGTGGCGCCGCGTCCTGGCCCGCGTCTCGCTCGCCTCGGTGCCCTGGCGCCCGGCGTCCGCGCGCGCCCGGGCGGCCCTGGGCCGTCCGTTCCGCCGGGCCGGTGGGACGCTGCGGCGGTGGGCGGGGCGGCTGCGGCCGAGGCGCCGGTAG